The region TAGGCTTGTCTGAAGTCCATGAACTTCTGCACCCATCCCACCACTAATCAgagctttttaaagtaaaacttacTTCTACctcccactcacccacccaccaTGCCAAGAGACAGACAAACATCACCATCACCACGACTACCACTCTACAGCTACCCCTGAGCTGTATCAATGAAATTTTCTCCTGGCAGTATGAAATTGTTAACTAAGAGATCCAAAAACTGGAGTCATGGAAACAGTTACATTAATGgagacatttaagaaagaaaattcaggggCGTCTGGTTGGTTCAGTGGGAAGAGCACAGGACTCTTAATCTGGGGGTcgttgagttctagccccacattgggcatacagcatacttaaaaaaaaaaaaaaaagggagaaagaatgttCATGCACTGTCGGTACTAAGCTTTCCCCTAAAGTATGAAACCTACTGTGCCTAAgacttggtttttctttcttagaatgtGAAATGCCCTATTATCCAcccactgtattttattttcacataagTAGCCAGAATCAGATTCTATTTctcacaaacaaaaacacttaacCAATGTAACAGTGTGTGTTCTTAACCCCATGGTTAGAGTACTCATAAGGACAATATTGATTTTCAAAGTGAAGCATGGCTTGAACAAAGGGGAATGTTAAAAatttccccacctccccttcctaCTAAGTGAAGAATTCCACAGATACTTACTAATGGGAATGTGTAGGGACAGATAaaaagttgagaaccactgaatgaTGTAAAGGTCTTCAAGTTGCTTTAAAATAGTATTAATAGGGAAATGTTTCTATAGAAGATAATATACAGAAGATAATATAGAAGATAATATAATATAGAAGATAATATACAGTGACTTCAAAGAAGTCATTGGTATCTAGTCAATCCTTGGTTTTATGTCCTTTCCTCCAAAGCAATCAAAGCAAGGGATTATGAAAATCCCTTCATAAGCAAAAGGTGCTTTTATGTTGTTTTCCTTCTGCTCCTGAGCTCTATTCTTTGGGTTGGTTTTTCTTTCCTCACCCTTTTCCTTAGTCAAATGGTCCTGCATGACACTGTGCCCAGGTCTCTCAGGGAATACTTTCTACTTATTGGCCACATAATCTCATCAATCTGAGGCTCTGTTGACCCGTCATCATCTGTCATCCCTCTCTACCAAAAAGATTCAAAATCAACACAAACATAAACTAAGCTAgcagtttatttaatatttataaaaagaagatACTGCATCTGCATTtgactttgatattttaaaaagattcctaTTTTGAATTAAGAGATTTTCAATAACCTCTTTTTAAGAAGAGGTTAACCTATCAGGTAAAATCCCAACCTCACCTCTTCATCTACTTTCATCTCAAAGAGTAAGTGTATGTacgtacttatttttttttaagtttacttcttttAAATGCAATAGcaagcagaggaaaggcagagagagagagagagagagagagagagagagagagagagagaatcccaagcaggctctttgctgtcagcacggagccccaggtgggacttgaacctacaaaccgtgagatcatgacctagccgaaaccaagagtcggatgctcaaccaactgagccacccaggagccccataagtGTATGCATTTAAATTTGGAGGCAGTGCGAGCCCTCAGGTAACTACTGACTTTCCGCATCCTGGCactattctcccctcccccagcacaaaTATCAAAACAACCAAAACACAATAGGCTATAGTAAATCCAAGCATTATCTTCAAACATGCTGCAAGAAACTGGAATCAGTATAAACACTCACATAATAACGATACCAAGAAGACACTCCAAAGTCAACAATCACAATCACCAGAATAACGCCTGATGTAGTAGAATGGTTAAGAGTGGGACCTCTGGAGCCAAACCAACTAAACGTGAATCCTgcctccaccacttactagccTTGAGACTTTGGGCGAGTTACTTAACTTTTTTGTGTCtaagttttctcacctgtaaatgaaataatagtaTCCCCTTCTTTGGCTTATTGAAATGATGAGgagaattaatacatgtaaataaaaattaatacatgaaaATGGTGTCTGCCACATGGCAAGCAATGATACGTGTTGAGGACTATGGTATATACAATCGGTACAACTAATATCCTCAAAAGGATAACAAAGAATATCATATTCATGAAACATGAACAAGGCAATTAAGAAAAACCTACTTACAGAACCTGGAAATCAAACAGACTGATAGAAATAAAATTCTCAATAGATGGGGTGAACAGCACCTGAAGGCAAATCACTGAGTTAGAAAGAAGACTTGAGTCAAGGAAATCTCCTAGAATGGATGGTGAAGGACAAAGGGACTAAAACGATTACGAAATCTGTTAAGTAATTATAAAGATGGATCAGTATAACTGACTATAGACagcaagatggagtcactcatgTCAAGCAGGGGCCTGTGTCAAACGGTGACGCAAGCAGGTAAGGTACTGACTGCAGCTACCAGATATCTCCGAGACCAGTGACAGCTGACGACACCCAGAACTGATAACAAGGAGAAGCAGAGGAGGTCTGCAGGGCCCAAGACTGATTAAATCCCTTTAAGGGAGGGTTTTTGCAGCAAGTGTCACTCTTCAGACACGACTCCTCCAGGTCCGACAGATCAGAAGTAGCTGCTGCTGAAGGCTCCGCCCGACTGATCTGCGAAGAGGACCGAGACCCCTCACTGCTCAGACATAGTAAGCAGTAAGTGCCGGGAGCTGACCCAGACTAGGCCCAGGCCTTATCTCAACAACGTGCCCACTGACTGACTTCATGTTCGGTTCGTTAACTTCCTACCCTCTGTGTTATCTTGTTTGTTGTGTGACTTGTCTTAGGTTTTGCTTTGTGTGCTGTATACGCCAAGTTAGTCACATGGTGAAATGTCACTGAGTTTGGAATCCTGAAACTGCTTTACACTTATGTCACTCCTGCTCTATGACTGAGTAAAGCTGACATTGTGGAAAGACACAACTCATGTGTGCGCCTTCACAGTGTGCTCATGACCCTGACCTACGCAAAGTAACGTTTCTTACATTCATGAGCTCTAGGCTAATCATgtgaaaatgttaaatttcaaTAACCTTGAAGTTATTAAAGTTATTAAAACAtcttaaagaagaaaagccaTTGGTTGCTTGTTTCCTTCCTGACATGAAACACCTGGTTTGGCGgtctggaaaaaatgaaatattcttaaTGTTCATTCTTCATATACCTTTGAGTTTAATTCTTCATCAACCTTTCATCTAAACAGTAACTTCAAAGCTATAGTCAGGTTTTTGTCAACAGACGCAACGATGGACAGATCTGTGATCCTCACCCCTCCAATCTGGCGTTAAGTAGGCCCAACTGAAAGAGGCCATCGGGATAAATCTGTCAAGGTCTGCCCTGCCTAACAATGCGAAGTACTAACTCTACTGTAAAAGATTCCTGGCAAATTATGGGTGCttagtaaaatattttgcttCCTCTTCTAATATTGAGACCTTACTGGCTCTGAGAATTAATGTTTGTCCTttggggaaaagacagaaagaaaaagaataaaaacggGATGCCTGCAACTCACACTGGTACGGTAATCACAGAAGTCCCTTCTTCTcactcccatcccccactcttCTGCAGGGTTGCGAATGGAAGGATGTGGGAAGGCAGTGCTTTCTGTACTGAAGCCAAAGAGAAAGGGCTGGTCTCTGAGATGAAACCAACTCGTAAGGGTGGGGGAATGAGGTTTCCTGAAAGAAAGGTGGAGATCCATCCCACGGAGGTAACATGAAAGTGATGCTTCTGACAGAAGTGCATAGCTGAAAACAAGGCTGCAAAGTTAGAAATGAGGTGTGGCCAGCAAGGGGACATCTGTGAAGTCTTTAACTTCTCAGGTGCCTTTTCCTGAACCATAAGAAAACCCATATTTAGCACAGAGCTCCAAATGTCCTCTTCCTAcgctataattctttttaattatccCAGACTTTATAGCCTTATAAAGGCattcaaaagaataaagggaaaaggcaagaaaggatgcTTAGCCAGCCCCACATTTGATATTGTAAGTGGGATATTTACACAATCACACAGACAATACCCAGGATATTTAAGAATCACACAGACAATACCCAGATATTTAAGAATCACACAGACAATACCCAGGAGCACACTTAATAGTGACACAGTTCATGAAAGTCATGGCAGAGTTGGAAATGGTGGAGAGGACCATACGTCacaagcagcttttttttttctaattttttttttttaatacttaacctatttttgagagagagagagacagagacaagcttgagcgggggagggacacagagagagggagacacagaatccatagcaggctccaggctctgaacagtcagcaccgagcccaatgcggggctcgaactcacaaactgtgagatcatgacccgagtcgaagtcagacgcttaacccactgagccacccaggcgcccttcagcTTTTTGAATAGACAACACATAGGACTTTCTCTTTTGCAGCATATACCAGAAAATGATCTTTGAAAGCACAAGCTAATAACTGAAATACAATAAAACTCCTAATGgtgtatttttaacaaaacataTTTCTTGGAAAACATAAAACTTGATATagttccttggggcacctgggtggctcagtcggttaagcatctgactccagctcaggtcatgatctcacagtcttgggttcgagcccacgtctggctctgtgctgacagctctgagcctggagcctgcttcggattctgtgtctccctctctctctgcccctcccctgctcatgctctgtctctctctcaaaaataaataaacattaaaaaacaaacaaacttgataTAGTTCCAGCTCAAAGCCTTACCAGTAGAGTATCTAAAACTGTCCAAAAAAGCCAATTCTTAACTgctaaaaacaataacaaagacATAGAAATAAGGGTACAAACTTCTGCTGAAgcattttaatattacttttcaTTGTTCTGCAGCATAACTGGGGAGTACACTGTTTGTTGTAgagcttttaaataataattagatATGTTTTAAACACCTAATATCACAAAATGTTTAATCAAGTACTGAACTTTCCTGGATAAAAACAATTCATCCTAAATCTGTAACTTGCAGGAAAATTCAAAGCCCACTAAAGCCCATCTTCCTTTTCTAAAGTATTAACttaaaatagagactaaaagtTACATAATCCCATATTCaatgtcaaatatttatttattaatttattaaacaaatattgatTATACCTGCTATGAAACATATGTTACCTTTctcaaagcaataaaaaatgcACAGGAGTCTTACAAATAATTGTTACAGAGAAATAATTTGgagtatattacttttatttctgagagaaatgaattcaaattatatcctataaaataaagaaactgaatcatcTTGGTAAGAGATGTGGTCAGTCACCTTTTTATCAAGCTTCAAAGATATTTGGAAAGGCTCTTTGCTGAAAATGTTCCCTATCTCCAACAGATAACTGTTAGAGATTATTCCTACCTCACCCAAGCAGTGCTGATTATCACTCCTTTCTTCCACATCCATAACCAATAAATTAACTGCATTTACTACACTGTGCCATCATCACGATTTGTTTACAAGTCTTAATCTTGAACTTGACCCTGAGATCCTTGACAAAAAAgactgccttatttttctttgtttctctaccACCAAGAGTGATATTATAACCAATATCTTCTTACTGCAAATTTCTTTATCAGGGGTTGCTAAGAGTCCTTACAGATCCAAGGTCTGCAAAGTACAATGCAGGAGGTAGGGGCTGAATCCAGCCCACAGCCTGTTTTGTACAGCCCATGAGTTAAGGGTGTTTTTCACATTATTAAATGGTTAGGGGGACacaaggaggggggggggaatcgAAGAATAATATCTGTGACATGTAAagttacatgaaattcaaatttcatgtCTATAAATAAGGTGTTATGGAACACAGCCAAAGTCATTCGTTTCTGTATTGTCAATGACCCCTTTTGTACTACAACGGCAGAGTTCACTGATACAGAGACCATATGgtccacaaaacctaaaatattcactaCCCGGCTCTTTACAGAAAGTGTGCTGACGCCTGTTATTgattaaaggaggaaaaaaaaaaaaaagaaaagtggtacATTCACTTAACATTTACTAAGAAATTTATGcatcaaataaaatggaaaaaaaaaaatagacactgtCAATGACTTTGCAGATAGGTAAAATTTACTATAATGTCCTAAGTCCAATCGGGGAAAGAGTGGAATGGACATttcaggcaaagaaaaagaatggaaaagctAGAATCCCAAAAGGGTATGACTTGTGTAAGAAACAGGGATTCCTGTGACATGGGGGCATGGGCAAAGTGAACCGGGGCAAAGACGCAGGTGTCTGCTCTTGGTGATGGAGATGGGTCGTGAACTACCTTGTAAGCAAAATTACACACCTTTATCTTGTGCACCCGTACACAGGACCCTACATTTCCTCTTGTTTTTCATACCTAAGAATAATTGTTTAATTGCCTGGCAATCATGTATTTCACTAGCTCCTTCGTTCTCCCAATCCCCAAACCTCCACTCACTTCTACCAACAGCCACACCCTCAGATTAAAACCTTGGCTCCTACTTCACTGAAAAAACTGAACGGCAATCGGAACAAATTTCCAAAACGCCCCACTATCTCTCCTATTCCTTCTACCTACAGCTATGCCTAAGGTAACGTTAAATATTTCAACAATGGGCCATTTCGGCCTAAACTGGTGgactcttgttttctttaaaaatctgaactGTAAGAACTCAAACAGAATCTGGTatttagggtttatttttttggaaagagaggtTAAGAGCATATTTGGCAGATGAAGTGAAAGAAACTCCTGCCAAATTACATCACTGGTTTCTCAACTAATAAAAGCACTGTAAAATTTAACTTAACAGGGGACAAGCCATAAATACTCTCTTCGCATGTTTTAAAACTGACCGAAGGGAGggtaataataaaacaaaataccgTCCACGTGATTTAGCCTAAATCTGATGACACTATTTTTTCGCTGAAAACAACGGAATGGTCCCCACAGAACGCATTACCCCATCCCTCCTCTTACGCGTAACAGGTTCCTAAAAGCTTGAGCTTACAACTATTCTAACCCAGTTAATTCACATGCTGGTAAAGATTACGAATTCGTagaatattacaaaattattttatatgatcATCCTCTCAATTGACTCAAGGGCAGAGTTTATAAATCGTATTCATCTTGGTACTCTTCCCACGTAGTATCTGGAATACGAAAGACACTCCAATGATCacgtaaaatgttaataaatgtgCTTTTACCCCGACCGTAAGACTTCCTTACATCCAACCCCGTCTAAAGGGAAACAACACGGGAACAGCACATACTGATGCCTTAACAGTTTGCCTTGTTAGGTAGTCTGATTTTAACCCAAATACCCCAAGAGCCTTAAGTGTCCTCCCTAATAGTGTTTTCTTGTATGGAGTCTTCCCTGAAGATAACCCATCACATCGCTCTCTTGGGCGGGCACAAAATCTGGTGGATAAAGCCCCAGGATTTAGAGTCAGGCATCCGCGGGTTGAAATCTCACGTCCACCTTTTTGCTAGTCGAGACCTTAATAAGGCACTTAACGTCTCTGCGCCCCATTTTCCGCCTGTGCCCCACCTCCTAGGGGTGCCGCCAGGATGAAACGAGATGACAAGGAGCCCGGCTCCCAGCGGGGAGTCCCGCGTATCTTTTCCTCCCCCTCTGTTCCGACAGCACGTCCCCGACAGAAAGCACAGGACCGTCCACATTCTTTCAGGCTCATCTGTCTAAAAACGTGTGCTCGGGAAGCCTCGGGAGCACggcagacacccccccccccccgcccccttccagCCACCAGCGACTCAAGCCGAGGCACCGAAGCCTCCCGCCTAACCAGCCTTCTGGGACGCGGGGCGATTTGGGCGCCGGAGCCCTTCCTCGAGTCTCGGGGATCGCGTCCTGAGCCCGGCGCCTTCTCCTCTCGCCCAAACTCCGGGGGACACGCGCGGTCAGGAGCGGCGCCGAGCGCCCGGGCGCGGGGAAGGGGAACGAACCCGCACTGCATTTTCCCTCCCTCGCCGCCCGGGCGAGAGACACCCCCGCGGGGACACAGCGGCCCCCACGCGTCCCGCCGCAAGCCGCGCTTCCTCCCCGCGGGGAGCTCCCGCGGTCCCCCTCGGCGCGCCGGCTCGGCCGCCGCCTcccgccccccggcccctgcGCGCCGCCCCTCTCCCTCGCCGGCCTCCCCTCGGCCAGTCACTCCCGCGGCGGCGGCGACATCcaccaaccccccgcccccaacacccACGGCGGGCCTCAGGCCCCCCTCACCTCAGGGCCGAGCCGCAGCGCGGCCAGGCCGGGACGCGCTCCGCCTGTGGAGACCGCGCGGGTGACGGAGCTTGCAAACGGGAGTGTGTGCGGGAGGGCGCggccccgcgcgcgcgcgcgcgccctcCCGTGCGCTCCAGAGCCGCAGGGCGGGCCACGCGCCTGCGAAGGGAGCGCGCGGCGCCGGAAGCCAGGCTCCGCCTCCTGcctaagaccccccccccccccctggggGCGGGGCTCCCGGAGGATGGGGATCTGCAGGCGCGCGCGTTCCCGTCGTTCGGCTCGGCGCGCCTCGGCGCAGGCTGGGGTCCATCGCGCCCGCGAGGCCGGCGCACCTGGGGGCGGGGCTCCGGGGGTGGGCGGGGCGAGTGGGGCGCGAGCTCGCGCGCGTACAGGCGCGCGCCCCCAGCCGCAGAGCCTAGATCACTCAGCAGCCGAGGCCGGGTCGCCTGGGTTTTGCACGTTCCTGGGAGAACTCCCCAGGCTCTCCCCGGAGGCACCGGCAAAACAAGGAGCCTGAAGTCAGGGACTCGGGTTTGAGTCCAAACTCTGACACCTAGTAGCGTGTGCCCTTGACCTGCGGCCCTCCCATCAGTTTCCCCGGTGGCGTCTAGTTTTAAGAACCCTTTCTAGTGTGTTTCCCTGCTTTTGAGTGGTTCTCTCCCAGGACTGCATTTCCATTCACTTTGCAGCTCCCACTCTTCCCCGCCGCAGTGTCTGGGTTGCAGTGTCCTCAATTCTCCTAACTGCTGCCTCGTTCCTCTATCGGACACCGACCTGAGACATCTGGACACTGAGGATGCCTTTAGATTCTTGCCCTTAGGAGAGTCTGGGAATGTGGCAGATCCTGAATTTTCCAAACAGCCCGACACGTGGGCATCTGTGGGGGAGACTGTAAAACGCACTTATTTTTGCTAAAGGTACAAACCGATGTTTTGAGTTTTACTGCCCGAAGTGACCTAAATGGTAGTCAAAAGTTactgtaaaggaaagaaaagctcaCAACTCCAGCGTTACGTATTTTCCTCTACAGATTTCTGTATGGTCACGTTTCTTACACAGTTCCTTACTCTGGGGAATTTAACTAtataaaggctttttaaaaattctgttgatCCTGTGTACGTCGCATATTTTTacatatctttgtttttctgtttctcaaagtTAAACCAAATCTCTCCTACAGTCACTGCTAagttctaccaaaaaaaaaaaaaatcaaggaatcaggcTTTATTTATCCTACTGAAtatggattaaatgagaaattcaAAGAGTTTTAGCAGAACCTATGATGATTAAAAATCTGGCAGTGGGATTGGGGCAAGGGGAATATAGAATGTTCTAGAAACTATGCAAGAAAACTGAAGAAGGCAGGTAATGAAAACTATTCAACCatgtattttttctcctttgaaatatctaagacattttaattacaaattcacAAGAATGAATTCCTAGTGGCCCAGGATTTGTGGACAAGTATGTAAATGAAGACCAAAGATAAACTTGGTAAAAATGTGTTGTTGAAATGTATATTCATCTCAACTCTGCAATTGTACTTCTCACTAATACCCTCAACGTGCTCTAACTTCAGAAGTCTCATTTTTCTACCATTATTCTAGGGATTTATTTCCTGAGTTTGTAATTCTTACAAGGTTCTCTGTCATTCATTCTGTCTGCTAAGGTTTCTACTGTTATTTCAAGACCAGAACCCAGTTCTCTGAAACTCTTCTCACCCCATACAAAATGATCTCACTTTCCTCTCAACTGCACACATGCTTCCATCTTGTTCATATCATGTTACTTATGTACTGTCTTTTAATGAAATTCTAAGTAGTCTGGGATTAAGAGTTTTttcttgtaggggcgcctggatggcttagttggttaaggttaagcatctgacacttgatttcagctccggccatgatctcatagttcagttCCTGGGATCGGGCTTTTCTCTGACattgtggaccctgcttgggattctctctc is a window of Prionailurus viverrinus isolate Anna chromosome E1, UM_Priviv_1.0, whole genome shotgun sequence DNA encoding:
- the LOC125151219 gene encoding translation initiation factor IF-2-like; this encodes MKRDDKEPGSQRGVPRIFSSPSVPTARPRQKAQDRPHSFRLICLKTCAREASGARQTPPPPRPLPATSDSSRGTEASRLTSLLGRGAIWAPEPFLESRGSRPEPGAFSSRPNSGGHARSGAAPSARARGRGTNPHCIFPPSPPGRETPPRGHSGPHASRRKPRFLPAGSSRGPPRRAGSAAASRPPAPARRPSPSPASPRPVTPAAAATSTNPPPPTPTAGLRPPSPQGRAAARPGRDALRLWRPRG